A DNA window from Streptomyces sp. CA-278952 contains the following coding sequences:
- a CDS encoding ABC transporter substrate-binding protein — protein MAREVWRDSADNEAASAVFHLIQQLIDRYRVNRPVMPLVVVQAADAGAGPEIDARVEQLVHQVHRANELRRVPVRLLDGEGANPYEAALAMVRTLSEKPWETRENTQYKTFAFPRSRLLGAIEQATATVVAQSDGNTSEVREERILEQLSRLRWRSGRPRGATRWASLRQSVRPETFVGALFIALLSVLLGEIDWLLTALVAAVALIGLAVVGLASRAAPPLLWLRRASRWFATTSSLAASSTGYPSDGWSWLSPSGSWRVIRARAAAVAERVADAGAGDEYARQFHLELRVQALLEDLRHNYRPHSLDWRRSKRTVPPVVFLPRATQDNGGILLINAINSVRSRRSEVDPLLLLASLQAPEIMRHTPPLPPERPGPGAPSGSSGARARYERWVDDLSLGQSPGAAATLAWVLLLPLSTEKLTHEHAHAQLVTHRVRRTWAWWVMSRASVAVLVVGSLLGAFLWAGHWRDTYCHGPLTDRNTDAIWAGKGDDRECVGVATAPEVFFARGNDLELNGAGKGITFERIEQAIREENDDIEPGDAYVTVVYAGPLTATGKDREETRKGLEELTGVYLQQRAVNKTVRRSVKLRVLTANGGEDMLRQLTAVRKIIDVARRDPTVVGVVGLGRNTDESDNAVKLLREAGLPVVNTTNSSSDLPRDFPNYFGLAATDEEQTHALGLVARQIAKDLDRPHALVLSREDRNGDLDRYTAEQRDAGRQMLLDAGFDLGKDVPYDLPGGASLNAPLTTICRAERVPDALYFAGRVEDVPTLMRGLSETTGCSDRRMTVFTGDDLTKGTFDDSTSIAANVTLYHSSLAPLDRGKNLGFYGDAYRTLRALHPEAEITALASGRPAYEDGLFASGQTVISYSATAALYDAAARGDQRRSAAETWATLHTVDLNNMPTGTISFSRARSSVSDNVHGLNIVKVVRPGPSAERTLVCGKPAGVAPPLTVKDCRP, from the coding sequence ATGGCGCGCGAGGTCTGGCGGGACAGTGCGGACAACGAGGCGGCCTCGGCCGTCTTCCACCTGATACAGCAGCTGATCGACCGGTACCGGGTCAACCGGCCGGTGATGCCGCTCGTGGTGGTCCAGGCGGCGGACGCCGGGGCCGGGCCGGAGATCGACGCGCGGGTGGAGCAGCTCGTGCATCAGGTGCACCGGGCCAACGAGCTGCGCCGGGTGCCGGTGCGGCTGCTGGACGGCGAGGGGGCGAACCCGTACGAGGCGGCGCTCGCCATGGTGCGCACGCTCTCCGAGAAGCCGTGGGAGACCCGCGAGAACACCCAGTACAAGACCTTCGCCTTTCCCCGCTCCCGGCTGCTCGGGGCGATCGAGCAGGCCACCGCGACGGTGGTCGCGCAGTCCGACGGGAACACCTCCGAGGTGCGCGAGGAACGGATCCTGGAGCAGCTGAGCCGGCTGCGCTGGCGGTCCGGCCGGCCGCGCGGGGCCACCCGGTGGGCGTCGCTGCGGCAGTCGGTGCGGCCCGAGACGTTCGTCGGCGCGCTCTTCATCGCCCTGCTCAGCGTGTTGCTCGGGGAGATCGACTGGCTGTTGACGGCCCTGGTGGCGGCCGTCGCGCTGATCGGGCTCGCCGTGGTGGGCCTGGCGAGCCGGGCCGCGCCGCCGCTGCTGTGGCTGCGCCGGGCCAGCCGGTGGTTCGCCACCACCTCGTCCCTGGCCGCTTCCAGCACCGGCTATCCGTCGGACGGCTGGTCGTGGCTGTCGCCGAGCGGTTCGTGGCGGGTGATCCGGGCGCGGGCGGCGGCGGTCGCGGAGCGGGTGGCGGACGCGGGGGCGGGCGACGAGTACGCGCGCCAGTTCCATCTGGAGCTGCGCGTGCAGGCGCTGCTGGAGGATCTGCGGCACAACTACCGCCCGCACTCCCTGGACTGGCGGCGCAGCAAGCGCACGGTCCCGCCGGTGGTGTTCCTGCCCCGGGCGACCCAGGACAACGGCGGCATCCTGCTGATCAACGCGATCAACAGCGTACGGTCGCGGCGCAGCGAGGTGGATCCGCTGCTGCTGCTCGCCTCGCTCCAGGCCCCCGAGATCATGCGGCACACGCCACCGCTGCCCCCGGAGCGGCCGGGTCCCGGCGCGCCGTCCGGTTCGTCCGGGGCGCGGGCCCGCTACGAGCGCTGGGTCGACGATCTGAGTCTGGGGCAGTCGCCGGGGGCGGCGGCGACCCTGGCGTGGGTGCTGCTGCTGCCGCTGTCCACCGAGAAGCTGACCCACGAGCACGCGCACGCGCAGCTCGTCACCCACCGGGTGCGGCGGACCTGGGCGTGGTGGGTGATGTCGCGGGCGAGCGTCGCCGTGCTCGTCGTGGGAAGTCTGCTGGGGGCGTTCCTGTGGGCCGGGCACTGGCGCGACACGTACTGCCACGGGCCGCTGACCGACCGCAACACGGACGCGATCTGGGCCGGGAAGGGGGACGACCGGGAGTGCGTGGGGGTGGCGACCGCCCCCGAGGTGTTCTTCGCGCGGGGCAACGACCTGGAGCTGAACGGGGCCGGAAAGGGCATCACCTTCGAGCGGATCGAGCAGGCGATCCGGGAGGAGAACGACGACATCGAGCCGGGCGACGCGTACGTGACGGTCGTGTACGCCGGTCCGCTCACCGCCACGGGCAAGGACCGGGAGGAGACCCGCAAGGGCCTGGAGGAGCTGACCGGCGTCTATCTCCAGCAGCGGGCGGTGAACAAGACCGTGCGCCGGTCGGTGAAGCTGCGGGTGCTGACCGCGAACGGCGGCGAGGACATGCTGCGGCAGCTCACCGCCGTGCGGAAGATCATCGACGTGGCCCGGCGGGATCCGACGGTGGTCGGGGTGGTCGGTCTCGGCCGCAACACCGACGAGAGCGACAACGCGGTGAAGCTGCTGCGCGAGGCCGGGCTGCCGGTGGTGAACACGACGAACTCCAGCAGCGACCTGCCCCGGGACTTCCCCAACTACTTCGGCCTCGCGGCGACGGACGAGGAGCAGACGCACGCGCTGGGGCTGGTCGCCCGGCAGATCGCGAAGGACCTCGACCGCCCGCACGCGCTCGTGCTGTCGCGCGAGGACCGCAACGGGGACCTGGACCGGTACACCGCCGAGCAGCGGGACGCGGGCCGGCAGATGCTGCTCGACGCGGGCTTCGATCTGGGCAAGGACGTGCCGTACGACCTGCCGGGCGGGGCGAGCCTGAACGCCCCGCTGACGACCATCTGCCGGGCCGAGCGGGTCCCCGACGCGCTGTACTTCGCGGGGCGGGTCGAGGACGTACCGACGCTGATGCGGGGCCTGTCGGAGACCACCGGGTGCTCCGACCGGCGGATGACCGTGTTCACAGGGGACGATCTGACGAAGGGGACGTTCGACGACAGCACGTCGATCGCGGCCAACGTCACGCTCTACCACAGCTCGCTCGCCCCGCTGGACCGGGGAAAGAACCTCGGTTTCTACGGGGACGCGTACCGCACGCTGCGGGCGCTGCACCCCGAGGCGGAGATCACCGCGCTGGCGTCGGGGCGTCCGGCGTACGAGGACGGCCTGTTCGCCAGCGGGCAGACCGTCATCTCCTACAGCGCGACGGCCGCCCTGTACGACGCGGCGGCCCGCGGCGACCAGCGCCGGAGCGCAGCGGAAACCTGGGCGACGCTGCACACGGTGGACCTCAACAACATGCCGACGGGGACGATCTCGTTCAGCCGGGCGAGGTCCTCGGTCTCCGACAACGTGCACGGCCTCAACATCGTCAAGGTGGTCCGCCCCGGGCCGAGCGCCGAGCGGACCCTGGTCTGCGGCAAGCCGGCCGGGGTCGCGCCCCCGCTGACGGTCAAGGACTGCCGGCCGTGA
- a CDS encoding DUF3097 domain-containing protein produces MRSYQPDLTPPWKRSAPVPEVPAEPDLVVEEVSTGFCGAVIRCEKTAQGPTVTLEDRFGKHRVFPMEPRGFLLEGKVVTLVRPGPGGPARPTRTASGSVAVPGARARVARAGRIYVEGRHDAELVERVWGDDLRIEGVVVEYLEGVDDLPAIVGEFAPGPDARLGVLVDHLVPGSKESRIAERVTGDHVLVVGHPYIDVWEAVKPSSVGIDAWPVVPRGQDWKTGVCRALGWPENTGAAWQHILSKVRSYKDLEPQLLGRVEELIDFVTLPD; encoded by the coding sequence ATGCGCAGCTACCAGCCGGACCTGACCCCGCCGTGGAAGCGGTCCGCCCCCGTGCCCGAGGTGCCCGCCGAGCCCGATCTGGTCGTGGAGGAGGTCTCCACCGGCTTCTGCGGGGCGGTGATCCGCTGCGAGAAGACGGCCCAGGGGCCGACGGTGACCCTGGAGGACCGCTTCGGCAAGCACCGGGTGTTCCCGATGGAGCCGCGCGGCTTCCTGCTGGAGGGCAAGGTCGTCACGCTGGTGCGCCCGGGCCCCGGCGGCCCGGCGCGTCCCACCCGTACGGCCTCCGGTTCGGTGGCGGTGCCCGGGGCTCGGGCCCGGGTGGCGCGGGCCGGGCGGATCTATGTGGAGGGCCGGCACGACGCGGAGCTGGTGGAGCGGGTGTGGGGTGACGACCTGCGCATCGAGGGCGTGGTCGTGGAGTACCTGGAGGGGGTGGACGACCTGCCGGCGATCGTCGGGGAGTTCGCGCCGGGGCCGGACGCCCGGCTGGGGGTGCTGGTGGACCATCTGGTGCCCGGCTCCAAGGAGTCCCGGATCGCCGAGCGGGTGACCGGGGACCATGTGCTGGTGGTGGGGCACCCGTACATCGACGTGTGGGAGGCGGTGAAGCCGTCCTCGGTCGGGATCGACGCGTGGCCGGTGGTGCCGAGGGGGCAGGACTGGAAGACGGGCGTGTGCCGGGCGCTGGGGTGGCCGGAGAACACGGGGGCGGCCTGGCAGCACATCCTGTCCAAGGTCCGCAGCTACAAGGACCTTGAGCCCCAACTGCTGGGCAGAGTAGAGGAATTGATCGACTTCGTCACCCTTCCGGACTGA